In Crinalium epipsammum PCC 9333, the following are encoded in one genomic region:
- a CDS encoding DUF29 domain-containing protein: protein MKTVTDLKNLYAVDDSQWLEETIELLKNRQLQLLDIENLIEELEDLGNEKKNAVASLLEQIIRHLLLLQCWKTELEYNQAHWQGEIYNFRVQLKRKLTTNLRNYLDAELDTLYKDALGFVKIKTQNSVNFQPKCPYSLSQLLDINWLPD from the coding sequence ATGAAAACTGTTACTGATTTAAAAAATCTTTACGCTGTTGATGATTCTCAATGGCTAGAAGAAACGATTGAGTTGTTAAAAAATCGCCAATTACAGCTTCTAGATATCGAGAATTTAATTGAGGAGTTAGAGGATTTGGGCAACGAAAAGAAAAATGCTGTAGCCAGCCTTTTAGAACAGATTATTCGTCATTTATTATTACTACAGTGTTGGAAAACTGAGTTGGAATATAATCAAGCTCACTGGCAGGGAGAAATCTATAATTTCAGGGTTCAATTGAAAAGAAAGCTGACAACTAACCTTCGTAATTATTTAGATGCTGAATTAGATACTCTTTATAAAGATGCTTTAGGATTTGTAAAAATTAAAACTCAAAACTCAGTTAATTTTCAGCCAAAATGTCCTTACTCCCTTAGCCAATTACTTGATATTAATTGGTTGCCTGATTAA
- a CDS encoding rhomboid family intramembrane serine protease, which yields MSRDDSKAIARELKSHVTILGGAIAIMWILEIIDLFFLRGRLNAYGIRPHTIIGLRGILFAPFLHGGLGHLIANTIPFLTLGWLIMLRETSDFFIVTAITTLVSGLGVWLFGNPYSVHIGASGVVFGYLGFLLLRGYFERSFIAIALSLIVGFFYGGVIWGILPTQRGISWEGHLFGFIGGVLAARLLSRRKKVS from the coding sequence GTGAGTAGAGACGATTCAAAAGCGATCGCCCGTGAATTAAAAAGCCATGTCACAATCTTAGGTGGTGCGATCGCCATCATGTGGATACTGGAAATTATAGATCTATTCTTTCTCAGAGGGAGACTCAACGCCTACGGTATTCGCCCTCACACTATCATCGGGTTACGAGGAATACTATTTGCGCCTTTTTTGCATGGAGGTTTGGGTCATTTAATTGCTAATACCATACCTTTCCTCACCCTTGGCTGGTTAATTATGCTGCGAGAAACCAGCGACTTTTTTATTGTTACAGCTATAACAACGCTCGTTAGTGGTTTGGGCGTATGGTTATTTGGAAACCCTTACTCTGTCCATATTGGGGCAAGTGGCGTAGTCTTTGGTTATCTAGGCTTTCTGTTACTACGTGGCTACTTTGAACGCAGTTTTATAGCAATTGCATTGTCCCTAATCGTCGGCTTCTTTTATGGTGGGGTTATTTGGGGTATCTTACCAACTCAGCGAGGGATATCTTGGGAAGGGCATTTATTTGGGTTTATTGGCGGC